From the genome of Flavobacterium ovatum, one region includes:
- a CDS encoding 3-ketoacyl-ACP reductase, with product MTDLKNKNALITGAGKGIGKAIAIALAKEGVNVILVARTQADIDEVAKEIAPLGVKTLALTADVADIESVNAAVVKALAEFKTIDILINNAGIAAFGNFLQMEVTDWERIIQVNLMGTYYVTRAVLPNMIERQTGDIINISSTAGLNGNAVTSAYSASKFAVLGLTDSLMQEVRKHNIRVTALTPSTVATDMAKDLNLTDGNPDKVMQSEDMAELIVAQLKLNRRVFIKNSSIWSTNP from the coding sequence ATGACAGACTTAAAAAACAAAAATGCCCTAATCACAGGAGCTGGAAAAGGAATCGGAAAAGCAATCGCCATAGCACTTGCCAAAGAAGGTGTCAACGTAATATTGGTCGCACGTACGCAAGCTGACATAGATGAAGTAGCAAAAGAAATCGCTCCATTGGGAGTAAAAACCCTAGCATTAACAGCAGATGTTGCCGATATTGAATCGGTAAACGCTGCTGTTGTAAAAGCATTAGCCGAATTCAAGACCATCGACATCCTAATCAACAACGCCGGAATAGCTGCTTTTGGAAATTTCTTGCAAATGGAAGTAACTGATTGGGAACGCATCATACAAGTCAACTTAATGGGGACTTATTATGTGACTCGCGCCGTATTGCCGAACATGATTGAGAGACAAACGGGAGATATTATCAATATTTCATCGACTGCTGGATTGAACGGAAATGCCGTAACGAGCGCATACAGTGCTTCAAAATTCGCTGTTCTAGGTCTGACAGATTCGTTGATGCAAGAAGTACGCAAACATAATATTCGTGTTACTGCTTTAACGCCAAGCACCGTTGCAACTGACATGGCCAAAGACCTCAACCTAACGGACGGAAACCCAGATAAAGTAATGCAATCTGAAGATATGGCAGAACTAATCGTTGCGCAATTGAAATTAAACCGTCGCGTGTTTATTAAGAATAGTAGCATTTGGTCTACTAATCCGTAA
- the mtaB gene encoding tRNA (N(6)-L-threonylcarbamoyladenosine(37)-C(2))-methylthiotransferase MtaB: MENRKKVAFYTLGCKLNFSETSTIARNFQDEGFDRVDFEDVADMYVINTCSVTENADKQFKQVVKKAMKLNNKAFVAAVGCYAQLKPEELAAVDGVDLVLGATEKFKILDYINDLSKNDMGEVHSCEISEADFYVGSYSIGDRTRAFLKVQDGCDYKCTYCTIPLARGISRSDALENVLQNAKDISAQNIKEIVLTGVNIGDYGKGEFGNKKHEHTFLDLVQALDEVEGIERLRISSIEPNLLKNETIEFVSKSRTFVPHFHIPLQSGSDAILKMMKRRYLRDVYTERVNKIREVMPHACIGVDVIVGFPGESDEHFLETYHFLNEMDISYLHVFTYSERDNTEAAEMEGAVPANVRAKRSKMLRGLSVKKRRAFYETQLGTQRTVLFESENKEGYIHGFTENYVKVKTPWNPELANTLQNVNLTHIDEDGAVRMEFVAVESV; this comes from the coding sequence ATGGAAAACAGAAAAAAGGTTGCCTTTTATACTCTTGGATGTAAACTGAATTTTTCAGAAACATCTACAATAGCACGTAATTTTCAAGATGAGGGTTTTGATCGTGTAGATTTTGAAGACGTTGCGGATATGTATGTAATTAATACGTGCTCCGTTACTGAAAATGCCGACAAACAATTCAAGCAAGTGGTCAAAAAAGCCATGAAACTCAACAACAAAGCTTTTGTAGCGGCGGTGGGTTGTTATGCGCAGTTGAAACCGGAAGAATTGGCGGCAGTTGATGGCGTTGATTTAGTTTTAGGCGCTACGGAAAAATTCAAAATCTTGGATTATATCAATGATTTAAGTAAAAATGACATGGGTGAAGTACATTCTTGCGAAATTTCCGAAGCCGATTTTTACGTCGGTAGTTATTCCATTGGTGACCGTACTCGTGCATTCTTGAAAGTGCAGGATGGATGCGATTATAAATGTACCTATTGTACGATTCCACTAGCGAGAGGGATTTCTAGAAGTGATGCACTCGAAAATGTGCTTCAAAATGCTAAAGATATTTCAGCGCAAAACATCAAAGAAATTGTTTTGACTGGTGTAAATATCGGGGATTATGGTAAAGGGGAATTTGGGAACAAAAAACATGAACATACTTTCTTGGATTTAGTCCAAGCATTGGATGAAGTAGAAGGAATTGAAAGATTACGAATTTCATCTATTGAACCGAATTTATTGAAAAATGAAACTATAGAATTTGTTTCTAAAAGCCGCACTTTTGTGCCTCATTTTCATATTCCGTTGCAATCAGGAAGTGACGCCATATTGAAGATGATGAAACGTCGTTATTTACGTGATGTTTATACAGAGCGAGTTAATAAAATACGAGAAGTCATGCCTCATGCGTGTATAGGTGTTGATGTGATTGTGGGTTTTCCTGGGGAAAGTGACGAGCATTTCTTAGAAACGTATCATTTCTTGAACGAAATGGATATTTCTTATTTACACGTTTTTACTTATTCAGAAAGAGATAATACCGAAGCCGCTGAAATGGAAGGAGCTGTTCCTGCCAATGTACGTGCTAAACGTAGCAAAATGCTAAGAGGTTTGTCTGTGAAAAAACGTCGTGCTTTTTATGAAACTCAACTTGGAACGCAAAGAACGGTTTTGTTCGAAAGCGAAAACAAAGAAGGCTATATTCATGGATTTACGGAGAATTATGTAAAAGTAAAAACGCCTTGGAATCCTGAGTTAGCGAATACATTGCAGAATGTGAACTTAACTCATATTGATGAAGATGGTGCGGTTCGAATGGAGTTTGTTGCTGTAGAATCAGTTTAA
- a CDS encoding response regulator transcription factor, producing MKILLIEDEKELAESIKSYLSGNDFICEWTDNVKTAIEKISNYEYDCIVLDLTLPDGNGLEILKEIKRQNKSEGIIIISAKETLETRIEGLTLGADDFLTKPFHLSELLVRTQAIIRRKKFKGNNFVTFNEIEIDILSKTVKVNGRKLDVTKKELDLLLYLIGNQDRVLSKSAIAEHLSGDMADMLDNHDFVYAHIKNLKNKLKEAGIIDYIKTVYGLGYKWQNE from the coding sequence ATGAAAATCTTACTCATTGAAGACGAAAAAGAATTGGCAGAAAGTATCAAATCGTATTTGTCTGGAAACGACTTTATTTGTGAGTGGACAGATAATGTGAAGACTGCGATTGAAAAAATCTCTAATTATGAATACGACTGTATAGTGTTGGATTTGACTTTACCCGACGGAAATGGTCTTGAAATTTTGAAAGAAATAAAGAGACAAAACAAATCGGAAGGTATTATTATTATTTCAGCAAAGGAAACATTAGAAACACGTATCGAAGGACTTACTTTGGGTGCGGATGATTTTTTAACCAAGCCTTTTCATCTGTCTGAATTATTAGTACGAACCCAAGCTATTATTCGGAGAAAAAAATTCAAAGGAAATAATTTTGTTACCTTCAACGAGATTGAAATTGATATCCTTTCGAAAACGGTTAAGGTGAATGGTAGAAAACTCGATGTCACCAAAAAAGAACTTGATTTACTTTTGTACTTAATTGGAAATCAAGACAGAGTACTTTCAAAAAGCGCCATTGCAGAACACCTTTCGGGAGATATGGCCGATATGCTAGACAATCACGATTTTGTTTATGCACACATCAAAAACTTAAAAAATAAATTGAAGGAAGCTGGAATCATAGATTACATTAAAACGGTTTATGGACTAGGTTATAAATGGCAAAATGAGTGA
- a CDS encoding HAMP domain-containing sensor histidine kinase — translation MSEKLLHKTSKAYLVFALLLLIVAAPLFYILIEKLYIDDADEALLLRKNEFIQYSAKNIKTTDVPIWNKFNRDIKIIAATPLKKDSLFYTFYYDTLYNENEPYRELRLPIKIEGKSYTYSARINLVETSDLIESIAILFLVIISLLLIGLFFISKRLSLNLWKPFYKTLLQIEQFEIDKSNLPQFAKTDTEEFNRLNQSIQKLIEKNTSIYRSQREFIENAAHELQTPLAVFQAKIDTLIQRNDVTQEQSVILSSLNDNVSKLNRLNKNLLLLSKIENDHYANKQTFYLKEAIEKNLAFFVEQANAKNISIKTDIDPSFTIASNPVLAEVLISNLFLNAIKHNVSNGQIAITLSNQTLVFSNTGSPSTLSSSKLFNRFSKSNTSEHGNGLGLAIVKKIVDSNDWIIRYNFNHNFHCFTIDFR, via the coding sequence ATGAGTGAAAAACTTTTACATAAAACATCAAAAGCATATCTGGTTTTTGCACTGCTATTGCTAATAGTTGCCGCTCCATTGTTTTATATTCTAATCGAAAAACTGTATATCGATGATGCCGACGAAGCCTTACTACTTCGTAAAAATGAGTTTATTCAATATTCAGCTAAAAATATTAAAACAACCGATGTTCCAATTTGGAATAAATTCAACCGTGATATTAAAATTATTGCTGCAACTCCTCTGAAAAAAGATTCCCTTTTCTACACGTTTTATTATGATACATTGTATAATGAAAATGAACCTTATAGAGAATTGCGTTTGCCTATAAAAATTGAAGGCAAGTCGTATACCTATTCGGCAAGAATAAATTTGGTAGAAACATCCGATTTAATCGAGAGTATTGCAATCTTATTTTTGGTAATCATTTCGTTGTTGCTTATTGGTTTATTTTTTATTTCGAAAAGGCTATCTCTTAATCTATGGAAACCCTTTTACAAAACATTATTGCAAATTGAACAATTTGAAATTGATAAGTCAAACCTTCCACAATTCGCAAAAACGGATACAGAAGAATTTAACCGTTTGAATCAAAGTATTCAAAAATTGATCGAAAAGAATACCTCCATTTATAGAAGTCAACGGGAATTTATTGAAAATGCCGCTCATGAATTGCAAACCCCATTAGCCGTGTTTCAGGCTAAAATTGATACACTCATTCAGCGTAATGATGTGACACAAGAGCAATCCGTGATTTTGTCATCTTTGAATGATAACGTTTCAAAACTGAATCGTTTGAACAAAAATCTTTTGTTGCTTTCCAAAATTGAAAACGATCATTACGCCAACAAGCAAACCTTCTATTTGAAAGAGGCTATAGAAAAGAACCTTGCCTTTTTTGTAGAACAGGCAAATGCCAAAAACATCTCAATCAAAACGGATATTGATCCATCATTTACTATTGCATCAAATCCAGTATTAGCAGAGGTTTTAATTAGTAATTTGTTTCTTAATGCCATCAAACACAATGTTTCAAACGGACAAATAGCGATCACGCTTTCAAATCAAACACTAGTTTTTTCTAATACAGGATCTCCCAGTACTTTGTCTTCTAGTAAATTATTTAATCGGTTCTCAAAGTCGAATACATCCGAGCATGGTAATGGTTTAGGTTTGGCTATTGTTAAGAAAATTGTAGATAGTAACGACTGGATTATTCGATATAATTTCAACCATAATTTTCATTGTTTCACTATAGACTTTCGCTAA
- a CDS encoding TolC family protein — MIKTRLIIVVMPVVVLLFSFECVIAQNDLSYYNTAAKQNSPLINDNKLVNKSNQLEIERLKAFYTKAQIGVTANYLFSPLISKDNNKTTFEANSAGATNYYGYDLAYSNGGTYQAMLNVSQPLFNGIRYKTASEQVAVASQISQNNVLLTEHDLEKIVSDQYILCLQDNKQTGYAETMVKLLADQKDILIKLVESSIYKQSDLSLLSIEHQNFVAQLTTFKANYRRDLMDLNILCGINDTQLHELQNMELSLKNTSAKSMFMEKYRLDSINLVAQQKIVELKYKPQINLYANTGLNATYAPTIPDRFGLSAGVNFTYNFFDGGQKQLTQKKTKVLEESISFYKDNFISQNTIRKSKIEAEIESFSTRIAIADQQLKDYDSLLKTYKKEIFSGQLTIINYITVLKNMAMLQRDNAILISQQQLLINVYNYWNW; from the coding sequence ATGATAAAAACACGTTTAATAATTGTGGTGATGCCTGTTGTTGTTCTATTGTTTTCATTCGAATGTGTCATAGCGCAGAATGATTTGAGTTATTACAACACGGCAGCCAAACAAAATAGTCCTTTGATAAATGACAATAAACTAGTCAATAAAAGCAATCAATTAGAAATAGAGAGGCTAAAAGCTTTTTATACCAAAGCCCAAATTGGGGTTACAGCCAATTATTTGTTTTCGCCACTTATTTCTAAAGATAATAACAAAACCACTTTTGAAGCCAATTCAGCTGGAGCAACTAATTACTATGGGTATGATTTGGCTTATTCCAATGGTGGAACCTATCAGGCAATGTTGAATGTTTCACAGCCTTTATTTAATGGGATACGTTATAAAACAGCTAGTGAACAAGTTGCCGTTGCGTCTCAAATAAGTCAAAATAATGTCCTATTAACGGAACATGATTTGGAGAAAATAGTAAGTGATCAATATATTTTGTGTTTGCAGGACAATAAACAAACGGGCTATGCGGAAACAATGGTCAAATTATTGGCAGATCAAAAAGATATTTTAATAAAATTGGTTGAAAGCAGTATTTACAAACAATCGGATCTTTCTTTATTAAGTATCGAACATCAAAATTTTGTAGCGCAACTGACCACTTTCAAAGCCAATTATCGCAGAGACTTAATGGACTTAAATATTCTTTGCGGCATTAATGATACACAATTACATGAACTCCAAAATATGGAACTGAGTTTGAAGAATACCAGTGCCAAATCGATGTTTATGGAGAAATACCGATTGGACAGTATCAATTTGGTCGCGCAGCAAAAAATAGTTGAATTAAAATACAAACCACAAATTAACCTTTATGCCAATACAGGGCTCAATGCGACTTATGCGCCCACGATTCCCGACCGATTTGGATTGAGTGCAGGGGTGAACTTTACGTATAACTTTTTTGATGGTGGTCAAAAACAATTGACTCAAAAGAAAACAAAAGTATTAGAAGAGTCTATTTCCTTTTACAAAGACAATTTTATTTCGCAAAACACTATTCGGAAATCAAAAATAGAGGCAGAAATTGAATCCTTTTCTACCCGAATTGCAATTGCAGATCAGCAACTCAAAGACTATGACTCATTACTGAAAACGTATAAAAAAGAGATTTTTTCGGGACAGTTAACTATTATAAATTACATCACGGTTTTGAAAAATATGGCAATGCTACAGCGTGATAATGCAATCTTGATTTCACAGCAACAATTACTTATTAATGTCTACAATTACTGGAACTGGTAA